In one Streptomyces sp. T12 genomic region, the following are encoded:
- a CDS encoding MFS transporter yields the protein MSIRAVDEAPLNKFHRKLTWACAGGPFLDGYLLSIIGVALIGMSNELNLSTGDESLIGAAALVGIFVGGLFFGPVTDRLGREAMYTIDLAVLVGGSLLSVFATETWQFVVLRFVLGMAIGADYPIATSLLAEWVPNKHRGRLLGILILAWYVGAAAAYVVGYVMAEIAGNGSWRWMLASGAVLSALILLMRIGTPESPLWLVNKGRTADAQKAIRKALDRTVPVEELLAASAAEQSVEQSGFRDLFQGTYLRRTLFCGLFYMCQITPMFALYTFGPSVLGSFGLGEGNESNLGSALISVVFVLGCIPALRLVDRVGRRPVIVWSFALMVVPLAVLGGGNALPIAVVIVCFCAYALLSGGPTVLEWTYPNELFPTGIRATAGGVATSISRIGAAAGTYLLPISLDRLGIGTTMLIGAGITAVGWLVSFAWAEETRGRTLAETSAVPGSAPPAAADEGRRDSLRESGLGRS from the coding sequence ATGTCCATCCGTGCCGTCGACGAGGCACCCCTGAACAAGTTCCACCGAAAACTCACCTGGGCCTGTGCCGGCGGCCCGTTCCTGGACGGCTATCTGCTCAGCATCATCGGCGTCGCGCTCATCGGCATGAGCAACGAGCTGAACCTGAGTACCGGGGACGAGAGCCTCATCGGTGCCGCCGCCCTGGTCGGCATCTTCGTGGGAGGTCTGTTCTTCGGCCCCGTCACCGACAGGCTCGGCCGCGAGGCGATGTACACCATCGACCTGGCGGTGCTCGTCGGCGGCTCGTTGCTGTCGGTGTTCGCCACCGAGACCTGGCAGTTCGTCGTGCTGCGCTTCGTGCTCGGCATGGCCATCGGGGCCGACTACCCGATCGCGACGTCGCTGCTGGCCGAATGGGTGCCGAACAAACACCGGGGCCGACTGCTCGGCATCCTCATCCTGGCCTGGTACGTCGGTGCGGCGGCCGCCTATGTGGTCGGCTATGTGATGGCCGAGATCGCGGGCAACGGCTCCTGGCGGTGGATGCTCGCCTCGGGTGCCGTACTGAGCGCCCTGATCCTGCTGATGCGGATCGGTACGCCGGAGTCGCCACTGTGGCTGGTGAACAAGGGCCGTACCGCCGACGCCCAGAAGGCGATCAGGAAAGCCCTCGATCGCACCGTACCGGTCGAGGAACTGCTCGCGGCGTCGGCGGCCGAGCAGTCGGTGGAACAGAGCGGGTTCCGTGACCTGTTCCAGGGCACTTATCTGCGGCGAACGCTGTTCTGCGGGTTGTTCTACATGTGTCAGATCACGCCGATGTTCGCCCTGTACACCTTCGGCCCCTCCGTCCTGGGCTCCTTCGGGCTCGGGGAGGGCAACGAGAGCAACCTGGGCTCGGCGCTGATCAGCGTCGTGTTCGTGCTGGGCTGTATCCCCGCGCTGCGGCTGGTGGACCGGGTGGGGCGCCGCCCCGTCATCGTGTGGTCGTTCGCCCTGATGGTGGTGCCGCTCGCGGTGCTCGGCGGCGGCAACGCGCTCCCCATCGCGGTGGTCATCGTGTGCTTCTGCGCCTACGCCCTCCTGTCGGGCGGCCCCACGGTGCTGGAGTGGACGTATCCCAACGAGCTGTTCCCCACCGGTATCCGGGCCACTGCGGGAGGCGTGGCGACCTCGATCAGCCGGATCGGCGCCGCCGCCGGTACGTATCTGCTGCCGATCTCCCTGGATCGGCTGGGCATCGGTACGACCATGCTGATCGGCGCCGGGATCACCGCGGTGGGCTGGCTGGTGTCCTTCGCGTGGGCCGAGGAGACACGGGGGCGCACCCTTGCGGAGACCAGTGCCGTGCCCGGCTCCGCGCCGCCCGCGGCGGCCGACGAGGGGCGTCGCGACAGCCTGCGCGAAAGCGGGCTCGG
- a CDS encoding cupin domain-containing protein, with protein sequence MTCEEKVGTTTKVGPGTTVVFPTGRQGTWTIHETLRKVFVIYK encoded by the coding sequence ATGACCTGCGAGGAGAAGGTCGGCACGACGACCAAGGTCGGCCCGGGCACCACCGTGGTGTTCCCCACGGGCCGGCAGGGCACGTGGACGATCCACGAGACGCTGCGCAAGGTCTTCGTCATCTACAAGTAG
- a CDS encoding IclR family transcriptional regulator, producing the protein MTDALHQPEHSHQPESPVQSVDRAVGILEFLGRHEEAGVTDMAAALGVHKSTASRLATALEVRGLIEQTEERGKYRLGLGLIRLAGAATVRVDLSQQSRRVCEQLADQVAETINLAILDHGAAINIDQVLGPSAITTHNWLGRRTPLHATSSGKILLAHLPESELASRLTTPLERFTPRTVTDPETLRAQLKRARANGCAYSAEEFEKGLNAVAAPVFTFNGEMLAALSASGPSFRLTEQRLPEVSAMVRSAAEEISERLGHFRRTTP; encoded by the coding sequence ATGACAGACGCCTTGCACCAGCCGGAGCACTCACACCAGCCGGAGTCCCCGGTGCAGTCGGTCGACCGGGCCGTGGGCATTCTCGAATTCCTGGGCCGCCACGAAGAGGCGGGCGTCACGGACATGGCCGCCGCACTCGGGGTGCACAAGTCCACCGCGTCCCGGCTGGCCACCGCCCTGGAGGTGCGCGGACTCATCGAGCAGACGGAGGAGCGGGGCAAGTACCGCCTCGGCCTCGGCCTGATCCGTCTGGCCGGTGCCGCCACGGTCCGAGTCGATCTCTCCCAGCAGAGCCGCCGGGTGTGCGAGCAGCTGGCGGACCAGGTCGCCGAGACCATCAACCTGGCCATCCTCGACCACGGCGCCGCCATCAACATCGACCAGGTGCTCGGCCCCTCGGCCATCACCACCCACAACTGGCTCGGCCGGCGCACGCCGCTGCACGCGACGTCCAGCGGCAAGATACTACTGGCCCATCTGCCCGAGTCCGAGCTCGCGAGCAGACTCACAACGCCCCTGGAGCGCTTCACACCGCGCACCGTCACCGACCCCGAGACCCTCCGGGCCCAGCTGAAGCGCGCCCGCGCGAACGGCTGCGCCTACAGCGCCGAGGAGTTCGAGAAGGGGCTGAACGCGGTGGCCGCACCGGTCTTCACCTTCAACGGGGAGATGCTGGCGGCACTCAGCGCCTCGGGGCCGTCCTTCCGGCTGACCGAGCAGCGACTGCCGGAGGTCTCCGCCATGGTGCGGTCGGCCGCCGAGGAGATCTCGGAGCGTCTGGGCCACTTCCGCCGGACCACCCCTTGA
- the purU gene encoding formyltetrahydrofolate deformylase yields MSPRPRPGREFVLTLSCPDQAGLVHGVTTFLVSHSGNILESQQFDDRLQDRFFMRVHFDVSDPGISLEDLRTGFGPVSQAYGITWQLHDASTPTRTLIMVSKFGHCLNDLLFRKSTGALNIEIPAIVSNHRDFEPLAESYGIPFHHIPVTKDTKAQAEARLLELVHELEADLVVLARYMQILSDDLCKQLDGRAINIHHSFLPSFKGAKPYVQAHQRGVKLVGATAHYVTSDLDEGPIIEQEVVRVDHSRDPDDLVTMGRDVEAQVLARAVEWHSESRVLVNGHCTVVFR; encoded by the coding sequence ATGTCTCCTCGACCGCGGCCCGGCCGTGAGTTCGTCCTCACCCTTTCCTGCCCCGACCAGGCCGGTCTCGTCCACGGCGTGACCACCTTTCTCGTGAGCCACTCGGGCAACATCCTGGAGAGCCAGCAGTTCGACGACCGATTGCAGGACCGCTTCTTCATGCGGGTGCACTTCGACGTCTCGGACCCCGGCATCTCCCTGGAGGACCTGCGCACCGGCTTCGGCCCGGTGAGCCAGGCGTACGGGATCACCTGGCAGCTGCACGACGCCTCGACCCCGACGCGCACGCTGATCATGGTGTCGAAGTTCGGCCACTGCCTGAACGACCTGCTGTTCCGCAAGTCCACGGGCGCACTCAACATCGAGATCCCGGCGATCGTCTCCAACCACCGGGACTTCGAACCGCTGGCGGAGAGCTACGGCATCCCCTTCCACCACATCCCGGTGACCAAGGACACCAAGGCCCAGGCCGAGGCGCGGCTGCTGGAGCTGGTGCACGAGCTGGAGGCCGACCTGGTGGTGCTGGCCCGCTATATGCAGATCCTCTCCGACGACCTGTGCAAGCAGCTCGACGGCCGGGCCATCAACATCCACCACTCGTTCCTGCCGAGCTTCAAGGGCGCCAAGCCGTACGTCCAGGCACACCAGCGCGGCGTGAAGCTCGTCGGGGCCACGGCGCACTACGTCACGTCCGACCTCGACGAGGGCCCGATCATCGAGCAGGAAGTCGTCCGCGTGGACCACTCGCGCGACCCCGACGATCTGGTCACCATGGGCCGTGACGTCGAGGCCCAGGTGCTCGCCCGCGCCGTCGAGTGGCACAGCGAGAGCCGGGTGCTGGTGAACGGACACTGCACCGTGGTCTTCCGCTGA
- a CDS encoding IclR family transcriptional regulator has protein sequence MSNYTADSETAAPAVNGVQSVDRAVSVLEILAQRGEAGVSEVAAEIDVHKSTAFRLLGALEARGLVEQTAERGKYRLGFGIVRLAGAVTGRLDITQQGRPVCERLSEEIGETVNIAVLQEHFAVNLYQVRGPGAVGTHNWVGQLTPVYATSSGKILLAHLSATERDAVLGASTVQKLTPHTLTARTKLEKNLAEARERGYAVTLEELEIGLQALAAPIRSRDGDVIAALSASGPAYRFTEERIHEIAPVLISGADEISRRMGYLG, from the coding sequence ATGAGCAACTACACCGCAGATAGCGAAACAGCGGCTCCCGCGGTGAACGGGGTGCAGTCCGTCGACCGCGCCGTCAGCGTCCTGGAGATCCTCGCCCAGCGCGGCGAGGCGGGCGTCAGCGAGGTGGCCGCCGAGATCGACGTCCACAAGTCGACCGCGTTCCGGCTGCTCGGGGCACTGGAGGCGCGCGGCCTCGTCGAGCAGACGGCCGAGCGGGGCAAGTACCGGCTGGGCTTCGGGATCGTACGCCTGGCCGGCGCGGTCACGGGCCGCCTCGACATCACCCAGCAGGGCCGGCCGGTGTGCGAGCGCCTCAGCGAGGAGATCGGCGAGACCGTCAACATCGCCGTCCTTCAGGAGCACTTCGCGGTCAACCTGTATCAGGTACGCGGTCCGGGCGCCGTCGGCACGCACAACTGGGTCGGCCAGCTCACCCCGGTGTACGCCACGTCGAGCGGCAAGATCCTGCTGGCCCATCTGTCGGCGACGGAGCGCGACGCCGTGCTCGGGGCGTCCACGGTGCAGAAGCTGACGCCGCACACCCTGACGGCCAGGACGAAGCTGGAGAAGAACCTCGCCGAGGCACGGGAGCGCGGGTACGCCGTGACGCTGGAGGAGCTTGAGATCGGACTCCAGGCCCTGGCGGCCCCGATCCGCTCCCGCGACGGCGATGTCATCGCCGCACTCAGCGCCTCCGGCCCCGCGTACCGCTTCACCGAGGAACGTATCCACGAAATCGCACCCGTGCTGATCAGCGGCGCGGACGAGATCAGCCGCCGGATGGGCTATCTGGGCTGA
- the folP gene encoding dihydropteroate synthase, giving the protein MGIVNVTPDSFSDGGLSFAADAAVAHGLALLEQGADIVDVGGESTRPGAARPPVEEELRRVLPVVRELTAAGAIVSVDTMRAEVAARALDAGARLVNDVSGGLADPEMLPLMARAGTPYVLMHWRGHSADMQANAVYDDVVTDVLDELRLRIDAALEAGIAPDCLVVDPGLGFAKTPDHNWELLGRLGDVMALGHPVLVGASRKSFLGSLLADRTTGQPRPARLRDAATTAVSVLAAAQGVWCLRVHDVASTADAVRVTARWGVEAATSVRSPLG; this is encoded by the coding sequence ATGGGCATCGTGAACGTGACGCCGGACTCGTTCTCCGACGGCGGGCTGTCGTTCGCCGCCGACGCGGCCGTCGCACACGGGCTCGCGCTGCTCGAACAGGGCGCTGACATCGTGGACGTGGGCGGCGAGTCGACCCGCCCCGGCGCGGCACGCCCGCCGGTCGAGGAGGAGCTGCGACGCGTCCTGCCCGTCGTCCGGGAACTCACCGCGGCGGGCGCGATCGTGAGCGTCGACACCATGCGGGCCGAGGTCGCCGCACGCGCGCTGGACGCGGGTGCGCGGCTGGTCAACGACGTCTCAGGGGGCCTCGCCGATCCCGAGATGCTGCCGCTGATGGCCCGGGCAGGCACGCCGTACGTGCTGATGCACTGGCGTGGACACTCCGCCGACATGCAGGCGAACGCGGTCTACGACGACGTCGTCACCGATGTGCTCGACGAGCTGCGGCTGAGGATCGACGCCGCGCTGGAGGCGGGGATAGCGCCCGACTGCCTGGTCGTCGACCCTGGGCTGGGCTTCGCCAAGACGCCCGACCACAACTGGGAGCTGCTGGGCCGCCTCGGGGACGTCATGGCCCTGGGACATCCCGTCCTCGTGGGCGCGTCACGCAAGTCGTTCCTCGGCAGTCTGCTGGCGGACCGGACGACGGGACAGCCCCGTCCCGCGCGGCTGCGCGATGCCGCGACCACCGCCGTGTCCGTGCTCGCCGCCGCACAGGGCGTCTGGTGTCTGCGCGTGCACGACGTCGCGTCGACGGCGGACGCGGTGCGCGTGACGGCCCGCTGGGGCGTCGAGGCGGCGACGTCGGTACGGTCGCCACTGGGCTGA
- a CDS encoding sarcosine oxidase subunit gamma → MADTALTAPLRSPLSHVADRLATATHASGGAIRLAELPFLAQLNVRLDGKGAAAEAVGLALDLQLPLQPNTVVRAGELTALWLGPDEWLLVGPPGSERDLESRIREAAGDETVSVTDVSAQRTTLLVTGPRAHDLLAHGCPLDLHPRAFGAGRCAQTTLGRTQVVLVARDEPRAGFWVLVRSTFAGYLADWLLDAATEYL, encoded by the coding sequence ATGGCTGACACCGCCCTTACCGCCCCGCTCCGCAGCCCGCTGTCGCATGTCGCCGACCGTCTGGCCACCGCGACACACGCGTCCGGGGGTGCGATCCGGCTGGCCGAACTCCCCTTCCTGGCCCAGCTCAACGTGCGTCTCGACGGCAAGGGAGCGGCGGCGGAAGCCGTCGGGCTCGCACTGGACCTGCAACTGCCGCTCCAGCCGAACACCGTCGTACGCGCGGGGGAGTTGACCGCGCTGTGGCTCGGTCCGGACGAGTGGCTGCTGGTGGGACCGCCGGGGAGCGAGCGGGACCTGGAGAGCCGGATCCGGGAGGCCGCGGGGGACGAGACCGTCTCGGTCACCGACGTCTCCGCGCAGCGCACCACACTCCTCGTCACGGGCCCCCGCGCCCACGACCTGCTGGCCCACGGCTGTCCGCTGGACCTGCACCCGCGGGCCTTCGGCGCCGGCCGCTGCGCCCAGACGACACTGGGCCGCACCCAGGTCGTCCTGGTCGCCCGGGACGAACCCAGGGCCGGATTCTGGGTCCTGGTGCGCTCGACGTTCGCCGGCTATCTGGCGGACTGGCTGCTCGACGCGGCGACCGAGTACCTCTGA